A part of Oreochromis niloticus isolate F11D_XX unplaced genomic scaffold, O_niloticus_UMD_NMBU tig00000235_pilon, whole genome shotgun sequence genomic DNA contains:
- the LOC109195546 gene encoding uncharacterized protein LOC109195546 isoform X1: MIWRCVICFVFVGLTLKSLLSHINSAHSHSPDFRVVCGIDGCVKEYRVYNSFWYHIRRTHSDHLGNGRCSGSTMTQKSVSSRREPSSAVNRGLSNMWAYRTDPVVENQPTSQPTMDVAVDTRLNSGEDAVIEQNAIQHDPDSVCPEHFGTFDSNMTLYSGFDDGAHISQRPLVPSQTNNDTSTPNISAACPSGFADGVASCQSMDDSCHDVLTRQATALVLTAREKHRLSQSGVNDVVAALQQYQASLVNNLRSQVEKVFQQHHGSGLEKDVLAVFDQIEDPFASVSTTYRQDGVIKRNFNFVESEEVCVGYTAVMVKKGKKRFLSTVPKCFHYVPLVRSLEQLFSHPRVLALIDEQKNYRNDYLYDIIDGELMKSHRLFSAHPSALQIILYSDEIEICNPLGSHASKNKLVMFYYTLGNINPKYRSKLAAIRLLAIAKKSALSECGVDGILQRLHEDLVKLFNGVKIQTGNGEREIFGALVSLCGDTLAQHELCGFKEGVGFAHSKCRQCECSFEDMQIYFDEDNFEERTFERHVQQCSEIEKANTEYLRSSLKTTYGINRRSKLINFPAFNLIQQTPQDMMHVIFEGIAPLEIKCVLKHLVLMGELDLDLFNAALTGFPYSPVDIRDKPSVITYSTLASSDNKLKQSSGQMIVLLKILPFLIDAAKGTEHYAFILELIEIVQILLAPVISLQTINKLKILIEQHLKHMKPLFPDNNITPKQHYLIHTPSQIKRLGPMVRHMCMRFESKHCFFKQWASKINFKNVCKSLIKHNQMYECCQNVDSFDHPIFSNECTLGPTSEVSNMSYLKEKMRAFLGNDEVNHAVTVKWLNLNGNKYIRDRSLIVCAVCSSDLPIFGLVKNIYVINSSLYCFEFQQHNTICYDRDYMSYKIEIPNMAQATELISADNLIDFTPYYSFTHKDMTYAVVKYYLCDVIGLHMSSTDVL, translated from the exons GTCATATTAATTCTGCACATAGCCATAGTCCAGATTTCCGTGTAGTTTGTGGCATAGATGGATGTGTCAAAGAATATCGTGTTTACAATTCATTTTGGTATCACATTCGTCGAACACACTCTGACCACCTTGGCAATGGACGATGCAGTGGATCGACTATGACACAAAAATCTGTAAG TTCTAGAAGGGAACCCTCATCAGCGGTGAACAGAGGTCTGAGTAACATGTGGGCCTACAGGACTGATCCAGTGGTCGAAAACCAGCCAACAAGCCAGCCAACAATGGATGTGGCTGTAGACACCAGATTGAACTCAGGAGAAGATGCAGTGATTGAGCAAAACGCAATACAGCATGATCCGGACAGTGTGTGCCCGGAACATTTTGGCACTTTTGACAGTAATATGACATTGTACTCTGGCTTCGATGATGGCGCCCATATCTCGCAAAGGCCCCTTGTTCCATCCCAGACCAACAATGATACCTCGACTCCAAACATTTCAGCAGCTTGTCCAAGCGGGTTCGCAGATGGAGTAGCATCATGCCAATCTATG GATGACTCCTGCCACGATGTTCTTACCAGACAAGCAACAGCTCTTGTATTGACTGCAAGAGAGAAACATCGGCTTTCACAG AGTGGTGTGAATGATGTCGTTGCAGCATTACAACAGTATCAGGCATCGTTGGTCAATAATCTGAGAAGTCAGGTAGAAAAGGTTTTCCAGCAGCATCATGGAAGTGGACTTGAAAAAGATGTTTTGGCAGTGTTCGACCAGATTGAGGATCCATTTGCCTCTGTTTCAACAACATACAGGCAGGATGGTGTGATAAAGAGAAATTTCAATTTTGTGGAATCCGAGGAGGTTTGTGTTGGGTATACTGCTGTCATggtaaaaaaagggaaaaaaagattccTCAGTACTGTGCCCAAATGTTTTCATTATGTTCCGCTTGTCAGAAGTTTGGAGCAGTTATTCTCCCATCCAAGAGTTTTGGCATTGATAGATGAGCAGAAAAATTACAGAAATGATTATTTATACGATATCATAGATGGAGAACTCATGAAGTCTCACCGTTTATTTTCTGCACACCCTTCTGCCTTACAGATTATACTTTACTCAGATGAAATTGAAATTTGTAACCCACTTGGGTCTCATGCCTCCAAAAATAAGTTGGTAATGTTCTATTATACTTTGGGAAACATTAATCCTAAATATCGATCAAAACTAGCTGCCATTCGTCTACTTGCCATTGCAAAAAAGAGTGCGCTTTCTGAATGTGGTGTAGATGGAATCTTGCAAAGGCTGCATGAGGACTTAGTGAAGCTATTTAATGGAGTTAAAATTCAAACTGGAAATGGTGAACGTGAAATATTTGGAGCATTAGTTTCATTATGTGGAGACACTTTGGCGCAACATGAGCTTTGCGGGTTTAAAGAGGGTGTTGGGTTTGCTCATAGTAAATGCAGGCAGTGTGAATGTTCATTTGAGGACATGCAAATTTATTTTGATGAGGATAACTTTGAGGAACGGACATTTGAACGACATGTCCAGCAATGTAGCGAAATTGAGAAGGCCAACACAGAGTATCTAAGAAGCAGCTTAAAAACAACATATGGAATAAACAGAAGAAGCAAACTTATTAATTTCCCAGCATTCAACTTGATCCAACAAACACCCCAAGACATGATGCATGTAATTTTTGAAGGGATTGCTCCATTAGAAATAAAGTGTGTGTTGAAACACTTAGTGCTTATGGGAGAGCTAGACTTAGATCTCTTCAATGCTGCATTGACTGGTTTCCCATACTCTCCAGTTGATATTAGAGATAAACCAAGTGTTATTACCTACAGTACATTAGCTTCCAGTGACAATAAGTTGAAGCAGTCCTCGGGGCAAATGATTGTGCTTTTGAAAATTTTGCCATTTCTGATTGATGCAGCCAAAGGTACTGAACACTACGCATTCATTCTTGAACTCATTGAGATAGTTCAGATTTTACTTGCTCCTGTCATCAGTCTGCAGACAATTAACAAGTTGAAAATCCTCATTGAACAGCACTTGAAGCACATGAAACCCCTTTTCCCAGATAACAACATCACACCAAAACAACATTATTTGATTCACACACCAAGCCAAATTAAACGTTTGGGACCAATGGTCCGTCATATGTGCATGAGATTTGAATCGAAACATTGCTTTTTCAAACAATGGGcatcaaaaataaattttaaaaatgtttgcaaaTCTTTAATAAAGCATAATCAAATGTATGAATGTTGTCAGAATGTGGATAGTTTTGATCACCCCATTTTTTCCAATGAATGCACATTAGGACCAACCTCAGAAGTAAGCAACATGTcatacttaaaagaaaaaatgaggGCCTTCCTTGGAAATGATGAAGTAAACCATGCAGTGACTGTTAAATGGCTTAATCTAAATGGTAACAAATACATAAGGGATAGGTCATTAattgtttgtgctgtttgttCTAGTGATTTACCTATATTTGGGCTTGTGAAAAATATCTATGTGATCAATTCATCATTGTACTGTTTTGAATTCCAGCAGCACAATACCATTTGTTATGACAGAGATTACATGTCATATAAGATAGAGATTCCAAACATGGCACAAGCAACGGAACTGATATCTGCTGATAATCTTATAGATTTCACTCCATATTACAGTTTCACACACAAAGATATGACATATGCAGTCGTGAAATATTACCTGTGTGATGTAATTGGACTACACATGAGTTCAACAGATGTTTTATAA
- the LOC109195546 gene encoding uncharacterized protein LOC109195546 isoform X2, whose product MTQKSVSSRREPSSAVNRGLSNMWAYRTDPVVENQPTSQPTMDVAVDTRLNSGEDAVIEQNAIQHDPDSVCPEHFGTFDSNMTLYSGFDDGAHISQRPLVPSQTNNDTSTPNISAACPSGFADGVASCQSMDDSCHDVLTRQATALVLTAREKHRLSQSGVNDVVAALQQYQASLVNNLRSQVEKVFQQHHGSGLEKDVLAVFDQIEDPFASVSTTYRQDGVIKRNFNFVESEEVCVGYTAVMVKKGKKRFLSTVPKCFHYVPLVRSLEQLFSHPRVLALIDEQKNYRNDYLYDIIDGELMKSHRLFSAHPSALQIILYSDEIEICNPLGSHASKNKLVMFYYTLGNINPKYRSKLAAIRLLAIAKKSALSECGVDGILQRLHEDLVKLFNGVKIQTGNGEREIFGALVSLCGDTLAQHELCGFKEGVGFAHSKCRQCECSFEDMQIYFDEDNFEERTFERHVQQCSEIEKANTEYLRSSLKTTYGINRRSKLINFPAFNLIQQTPQDMMHVIFEGIAPLEIKCVLKHLVLMGELDLDLFNAALTGFPYSPVDIRDKPSVITYSTLASSDNKLKQSSGQMIVLLKILPFLIDAAKGTEHYAFILELIEIVQILLAPVISLQTINKLKILIEQHLKHMKPLFPDNNITPKQHYLIHTPSQIKRLGPMVRHMCMRFESKHCFFKQWASKINFKNVCKSLIKHNQMYECCQNVDSFDHPIFSNECTLGPTSEVSNMSYLKEKMRAFLGNDEVNHAVTVKWLNLNGNKYIRDRSLIVCAVCSSDLPIFGLVKNIYVINSSLYCFEFQQHNTICYDRDYMSYKIEIPNMAQATELISADNLIDFTPYYSFTHKDMTYAVVKYYLCDVIGLHMSSTDVL is encoded by the exons ATGACACAAAAATCTGTAAG TTCTAGAAGGGAACCCTCATCAGCGGTGAACAGAGGTCTGAGTAACATGTGGGCCTACAGGACTGATCCAGTGGTCGAAAACCAGCCAACAAGCCAGCCAACAATGGATGTGGCTGTAGACACCAGATTGAACTCAGGAGAAGATGCAGTGATTGAGCAAAACGCAATACAGCATGATCCGGACAGTGTGTGCCCGGAACATTTTGGCACTTTTGACAGTAATATGACATTGTACTCTGGCTTCGATGATGGCGCCCATATCTCGCAAAGGCCCCTTGTTCCATCCCAGACCAACAATGATACCTCGACTCCAAACATTTCAGCAGCTTGTCCAAGCGGGTTCGCAGATGGAGTAGCATCATGCCAATCTATG GATGACTCCTGCCACGATGTTCTTACCAGACAAGCAACAGCTCTTGTATTGACTGCAAGAGAGAAACATCGGCTTTCACAG AGTGGTGTGAATGATGTCGTTGCAGCATTACAACAGTATCAGGCATCGTTGGTCAATAATCTGAGAAGTCAGGTAGAAAAGGTTTTCCAGCAGCATCATGGAAGTGGACTTGAAAAAGATGTTTTGGCAGTGTTCGACCAGATTGAGGATCCATTTGCCTCTGTTTCAACAACATACAGGCAGGATGGTGTGATAAAGAGAAATTTCAATTTTGTGGAATCCGAGGAGGTTTGTGTTGGGTATACTGCTGTCATggtaaaaaaagggaaaaaaagattccTCAGTACTGTGCCCAAATGTTTTCATTATGTTCCGCTTGTCAGAAGTTTGGAGCAGTTATTCTCCCATCCAAGAGTTTTGGCATTGATAGATGAGCAGAAAAATTACAGAAATGATTATTTATACGATATCATAGATGGAGAACTCATGAAGTCTCACCGTTTATTTTCTGCACACCCTTCTGCCTTACAGATTATACTTTACTCAGATGAAATTGAAATTTGTAACCCACTTGGGTCTCATGCCTCCAAAAATAAGTTGGTAATGTTCTATTATACTTTGGGAAACATTAATCCTAAATATCGATCAAAACTAGCTGCCATTCGTCTACTTGCCATTGCAAAAAAGAGTGCGCTTTCTGAATGTGGTGTAGATGGAATCTTGCAAAGGCTGCATGAGGACTTAGTGAAGCTATTTAATGGAGTTAAAATTCAAACTGGAAATGGTGAACGTGAAATATTTGGAGCATTAGTTTCATTATGTGGAGACACTTTGGCGCAACATGAGCTTTGCGGGTTTAAAGAGGGTGTTGGGTTTGCTCATAGTAAATGCAGGCAGTGTGAATGTTCATTTGAGGACATGCAAATTTATTTTGATGAGGATAACTTTGAGGAACGGACATTTGAACGACATGTCCAGCAATGTAGCGAAATTGAGAAGGCCAACACAGAGTATCTAAGAAGCAGCTTAAAAACAACATATGGAATAAACAGAAGAAGCAAACTTATTAATTTCCCAGCATTCAACTTGATCCAACAAACACCCCAAGACATGATGCATGTAATTTTTGAAGGGATTGCTCCATTAGAAATAAAGTGTGTGTTGAAACACTTAGTGCTTATGGGAGAGCTAGACTTAGATCTCTTCAATGCTGCATTGACTGGTTTCCCATACTCTCCAGTTGATATTAGAGATAAACCAAGTGTTATTACCTACAGTACATTAGCTTCCAGTGACAATAAGTTGAAGCAGTCCTCGGGGCAAATGATTGTGCTTTTGAAAATTTTGCCATTTCTGATTGATGCAGCCAAAGGTACTGAACACTACGCATTCATTCTTGAACTCATTGAGATAGTTCAGATTTTACTTGCTCCTGTCATCAGTCTGCAGACAATTAACAAGTTGAAAATCCTCATTGAACAGCACTTGAAGCACATGAAACCCCTTTTCCCAGATAACAACATCACACCAAAACAACATTATTTGATTCACACACCAAGCCAAATTAAACGTTTGGGACCAATGGTCCGTCATATGTGCATGAGATTTGAATCGAAACATTGCTTTTTCAAACAATGGGcatcaaaaataaattttaaaaatgtttgcaaaTCTTTAATAAAGCATAATCAAATGTATGAATGTTGTCAGAATGTGGATAGTTTTGATCACCCCATTTTTTCCAATGAATGCACATTAGGACCAACCTCAGAAGTAAGCAACATGTcatacttaaaagaaaaaatgaggGCCTTCCTTGGAAATGATGAAGTAAACCATGCAGTGACTGTTAAATGGCTTAATCTAAATGGTAACAAATACATAAGGGATAGGTCATTAattgtttgtgctgtttgttCTAGTGATTTACCTATATTTGGGCTTGTGAAAAATATCTATGTGATCAATTCATCATTGTACTGTTTTGAATTCCAGCAGCACAATACCATTTGTTATGACAGAGATTACATGTCATATAAGATAGAGATTCCAAACATGGCACAAGCAACGGAACTGATATCTGCTGATAATCTTATAGATTTCACTCCATATTACAGTTTCACACACAAAGATATGACATATGCAGTCGTGAAATATTACCTGTGTGATGTAATTGGACTACACATGAGTTCAACAGATGTTTTATAA